A genomic window from Diorhabda sublineata isolate icDioSubl1.1 chromosome 8, icDioSubl1.1, whole genome shotgun sequence includes:
- the LOC130447896 gene encoding serine protease 27: protein MLFLVVLVVCNVNGYHLLGRQILWSNWENDEFGGYRKQIGITGRVFVTMFGFPAKCEKQGESHACTLSLACWLVGGSSQTGCGGNPWLVACCVTRKKYVPSVIPYEDYDDLQDSFEFQKNSGYLIQKRIDDFPLPESEYDDCGLSGDRILKKRIIGGREANFGQFPWQAYIKIGTFQCGGVLVSRKFVATAAHCILSVNVENIWIYLGDLDIQDTGIVEEPAPADLHKVRKKVIHPKFRYRATQPDRYDLALLELAIEASNYFHISPICLPSKEIELTGREAVVAGWGKIKRTNDLIGTNVLRSASVPILDLNQCVRWHEMNRIFVDLHEEMLCAGHENGKQDACLGDSGGPLIVLERGRWTLVGIISAGFGCGVPRQPGIYHKIPVTTDWIRNVIAQ from the exons ATGCTTTTCTTAGTGGTGTTAGTTGTATGTAACGTGAACGGTTATCATTTGTTGGGGCGACAGATTTTATGGTCAAATTGGGAAAATGATGAATTTGGAGGCTACAGAAAACAAATTGGTATTACAG GAAGAGTGTTTGTAACGATGTTTGGATTTCCTGCGAAATGTGAAAAACAAGGAGAGTCGCACGCCTGTACTCTATCTTTAGCATGTTGGTTGGTAGGTGGATCGAGTCAAACAGGATGTGGTGGTAATCCTTGGTTGGTAGCCTGCTGCGTTACCAGAAAAAAATACGTACCGTCCGTTATTCCATATGAAGACTACGATGATTTACAAGACAGTTTCGA attccaaaaaaattctggatatttgatacaaaaaagaATAGACGATTTTCCACTACCGGAATCGGAATACGATGATTGCGGTTTATCGGGAGATCGGATActgaaaaaaagaataattggAGGACGCGAAGCTAATTTTGGACAATTTCCTTGGCAGGCGTATATAAAAATCGGTACTTTTCAATGTGGAGGAGTTCTAG tATCAAGAAAATTTGTTGCAACTGCCGCACATTGTATATTGAGTgtgaatgttgaaaatatttggatatatttaGGGGATCTTGATATCCAAGATACTGGAATCGTTGAAGAACCGGCCCCAGCTGATTTACATAAG GTTCGTAAAAAAGTTATACATCCGAAATTTCGATATCGTGCTACGCAGCCCGATAGATACGATTTGGCCCTTCTGGAATTGGCGATCGAAGCCAgtaactattttcatatttctcctATTTGTCTGCCGAGTAAAGAGATTGAATTAACAGGAAGGGAAGCAGTGGTTGCCGGTTGGGGAAAAATTAAGAGAACTAATGATTTAATTGGCACTAATGTTCTGAGAAGTGCTTCGGTTCCTATTTTAG ATTTAAACCAATGCGTTCGTTGGCACGAAATGAATAGAATTTTCGTCGACCTTCACGAGGAAATGTTATGTGCAGGTCACGAAAACGGGAAACAGGACGCCTGTCTAGGGGATTCTGGGGGTCCTTTGATAGTTCTCGAACGTGGGCGTTGGACTTTGGTAGGAATTATAAGTGCAGGTTTTGGATGCGGTGTTCCTCGTCAACCTGGAATCTATCATAAAATTCCAGTAACGACGGATTGGATTAGAAACGTTATAGCCCAATAA